A stretch of the Saccharolobus caldissimus genome encodes the following:
- a CDS encoding cupin domain-containing protein, with product MQRLERVDKQDDLRKDIMELIKDIEEDDLKVVAFMEYMTPPKKVEPKIIKFAKILPLLQKIAELGKIEKGVAKVMFYSPSTCRNRGLTPVMMAGFQLIKPKISTKPHSHNMSSIYFVFKGKGYSIVGNKKLEWEEGDVFVVPANEVHYHVNLGEEDAILFDVTDSGLLESLGILEFREE from the coding sequence ATGCAAAGGTTGGAAAGAGTCGATAAGCAAGATGATTTAAGAAAAGATATAATGGAGTTAATTAAAGACATTGAAGAGGATGATTTAAAAGTAGTTGCATTTATGGAATATATGACGCCTCCTAAGAAAGTAGAGCCAAAAATAATAAAATTTGCTAAAATACTACCTTTATTGCAAAAAATAGCTGAATTGGGAAAAATAGAGAAGGGGGTGGCTAAAGTTATGTTTTATTCTCCATCAACGTGTAGAAATAGAGGGCTTACTCCAGTTATGATGGCTGGGTTTCAACTAATTAAGCCTAAAATCTCAACAAAACCACATTCTCATAATATGTCCTCTATTTATTTTGTGTTTAAGGGAAAAGGATATTCAATTGTGGGTAATAAAAAACTTGAATGGGAAGAAGGTGATGTTTTCGTAGTTCCTGCCAATGAAGTACATTATCACGTCAATTTAGGAGAAGAAGATGCCATACTCTTTGATGTTACCGATTCTGGATTATTGGAGAGCCTAGGTATATTAGAGTTTAGAGAGGAGTAA
- a CDS encoding 3-hydroxyacyl-CoA dehydrogenase family protein encodes MRTIYKVSVIGAGVIGAGWATLLVTKGYKVNFYTEKRETLEKGLDKVRGYLNSLKEIGMINNYPEEYMKNIHATTKIDEAINNTDFVLEAIIEDYEAKKKLFNYLDNYLDKDIIIASSTSGLLMTEIQKAMHRYPERGVIAHPWNPPHLLPLVEIVPGEKTSKETLDTTKTFMESLDRVVVVLKKEIPGFIGNRLAFALFREAVNLVDEGVATVEDIDKVMTAAIGLRWAFMGPFLTYHLGGGEGGIEYFFSRGFGYGANEWMHTLAKWDKFPYTAVKKVIEQMKEYEKIKGKSFQELSKWRDEMLVRVYKAVMGK; translated from the coding sequence ATGAGAACTATTTATAAGGTTTCAGTCATAGGAGCTGGTGTTATAGGAGCTGGTTGGGCAACGCTCTTAGTAACAAAAGGTTATAAGGTTAATTTTTATACAGAAAAGAGAGAAACTCTTGAAAAAGGTTTAGATAAAGTAAGGGGTTATTTAAATAGTTTAAAAGAAATAGGAATGATTAATAATTATCCAGAAGAATATATGAAAAATATTCATGCTACAACCAAAATTGATGAGGCTATAAATAATACTGATTTTGTATTAGAGGCTATAATTGAGGATTATGAAGCTAAAAAGAAATTATTCAATTATTTAGATAATTATTTAGATAAAGATATAATCATAGCCAGTAGTACTTCTGGATTATTAATGACTGAAATACAGAAGGCTATGCATAGATATCCAGAGAGAGGAGTAATAGCACATCCTTGGAATCCTCCACACTTGTTACCTTTAGTAGAAATCGTACCAGGAGAAAAGACGTCAAAGGAAACTTTAGATACAACTAAAACTTTTATGGAAAGTTTAGATAGAGTAGTAGTAGTTTTAAAGAAGGAAATCCCAGGCTTTATAGGAAATAGATTAGCTTTTGCACTCTTTAGAGAAGCTGTAAATTTAGTTGATGAAGGAGTTGCAACAGTTGAGGATATAGACAAAGTTATGACAGCAGCAATAGGTTTAAGATGGGCATTTATGGGACCTTTCTTAACCTATCATTTAGGAGGAGGTGAAGGTGGTATAGAATATTTCTTTAGTAGAGGATTCGGTTATGGAGCAAATGAGTGGATGCATACTTTAGCTAAATGGGATAAATTCCCCTATACTGCTGTAAAGAAAGTAATAGAGCAAATGAAGGAATACGAGAAAATTAAGGGAAAGAGTTTTCAGGAATTATCTAAGTGGAGAGACGAAATGCTTGTTAGGGTATATAAGGCAGTTATGGGGAAGTAA
- a CDS encoding haloacid dehalogenase — MLAEEIKEYLNSVNQSLQERFENREKLLLLAREVIRYCGETISLSHRGKKEEALKKYEMALEKVEQVRNIIKNFPELLYGDVGVAFQELAEASVIISLYFNVKLKLANDLGIPDTYYITGIADAIGEMRRRVLELLKKNNIEEAEKTYELMEELYELLWGFEYPKSLVPGLRQKIDNLRRLLEETNHDIFLAKLGKS, encoded by the coding sequence ATGCTTGCCGAAGAAATTAAGGAGTATCTAAATTCAGTTAATCAATCTCTTCAAGAGAGATTTGAAAATAGAGAGAAATTATTATTACTAGCTAGAGAAGTAATAAGATATTGTGGTGAAACTATATCACTATCTCATAGGGGAAAGAAAGAGGAAGCGTTAAAGAAATATGAAATGGCATTAGAAAAAGTTGAACAAGTACGTAATATAATAAAAAACTTTCCAGAACTCTTATATGGAGATGTTGGTGTTGCATTTCAAGAATTAGCAGAGGCTTCAGTGATAATTTCATTATATTTTAACGTAAAATTGAAATTAGCAAATGATTTAGGTATTCCGGATACATATTATATAACTGGAATAGCTGATGCAATAGGCGAAATGAGGAGAAGAGTTCTAGAATTATTAAAGAAGAATAATATAGAAGAAGCTGAGAAAACATACGAACTTATGGAAGAGTTATACGAGTTACTATGGGGTTTCGAATATCCAAAATCTTTAGTACCAGGTTTAAGACAGAAAATAGATAACTTAAGAAGACTTTTAGAGGAAACAAATCATGATATATTTCTAGCTAAGCTCGGTAAATCTTAA
- the lysX gene encoding lysine biosynthesis protein LysX — MKIALVVDIIRQEEKLLIKALNDRNVDYDVINVGQEPIPFNKALGKYDIGIIRPVSMYRALYSSAVLEASGVHTINSTEAISICGDKILTYSKLFKNSIPIPDSIIAASPDAVMKAYEQMGFPLIDKPPIGSWGRMVSLIRDVYEGKTIIEHREMLNNAALKVHIIQEYIKFKNRDIRCIVIGEELLGCYARNIPPNEWRANVALGGNPTPIQVDDKLRELAINAAKVVKGEFVSIDILEHPMKGYVVNELNDVPEFKGFMLATGINVAEKLIDYIIKIYRA, encoded by the coding sequence TTGAAAATAGCTCTAGTAGTAGATATAATAAGACAAGAGGAGAAACTACTTATAAAGGCATTAAATGATAGAAACGTAGATTACGACGTAATTAACGTGGGTCAAGAGCCTATACCATTTAATAAAGCTCTTGGGAAATATGATATAGGCATAATTAGACCAGTTAGCATGTATAGAGCATTATATTCCTCTGCAGTATTAGAGGCTTCTGGAGTTCATACAATAAACTCTACTGAAGCGATAAGCATATGCGGAGATAAAATTCTTACTTATTCAAAATTATTTAAAAATTCAATTCCGATTCCAGACTCAATAATTGCAGCCTCACCAGATGCAGTAATGAAAGCATATGAACAAATGGGATTCCCGTTAATAGATAAGCCTCCAATTGGAAGCTGGGGAAGAATGGTATCTCTTATAAGGGATGTATATGAAGGAAAAACTATAATTGAACATAGAGAAATGCTGAACAATGCTGCATTAAAAGTTCATATTATACAAGAGTACATTAAGTTTAAGAATAGAGATATTAGATGCATTGTAATAGGTGAGGAGTTATTAGGATGTTATGCGCGTAACATCCCACCCAATGAATGGAGGGCAAATGTTGCACTTGGAGGAAATCCTACACCAATTCAAGTTGATGACAAATTACGGGAATTAGCTATAAACGCTGCTAAGGTGGTAAAAGGAGAATTTGTATCCATTGATATCCTAGAACATCCAATGAAGGGATATGTAGTAAATGAATTAAATGATGTTCCTGAATTTAAAGGATTTATGTTAGCTACTGGAATTAATGTTGCTGAGAAACTCATAGATTATATAATTAAGATTTACCGAGCTTAG
- the carB gene encoding carbamoyl-phosphate synthase (glutamine-hydrolyzing) large subunit, producing MRETLKKVLVVGSGPIKIAEAAEFDYSGSQALKALKEEGIETILVNSNVATVQTSRKFADKLYMLPVVWWAVEKVIERERPDGIMIGFGGQSALNVGVDLYKKGILQKYDVKVLGTPIEGIEKALSREKFRETMIENNLPVPPSLSARSEEEAIKNAKIIGYPVMVRVSFNLGGRGSMIAWTEDDLKRNIRRALSQSYIGEVLIEKYLHHWIELEYEVMRDKKGNSAVIACIENLDPMGVHTGESTVVAPCQTLDNLEYQNMRSLAIEVARSIDLIGECNVQFALNPKAYEYYIIETNPRMSRSSALASKATGYPLAYVAAKLALGYELYEVINKVSGRTCACFEPSLDYIVIKIPRWDLNKFENVDQSLGTEMMSVGEVMSIGRTFEESLQKAIRMLDIGEPGLVGGKIYNSKISKEEALKYLKERRPYWFLYAAKAFKEGATVDEVYEATGINKFFLNKIRNLVEFYENIKTSKKIDTETLKMAKRLGFSDEQIAKALNTSVEYIEKLREQNNVIPVVKLIDTLAGEWPAVTNYMYLTYNGTQDDIEFSSGNKLLIVGAGGFRIGVSVEFDWSVVSLMEAAMKYFDDVAVINYNPETVSTDWDVAKKLYFDEISVERIIDLIKKERFRYVATFSGGQIGNNIAKELEERGIRLLGTSGNSVDTAENREKFSKLLDKLNIPQPQWISATSLNEIRKFVNEVGFPVLVRPSYVLSGSSMKIAYTEEELYEYIRRATEISPKYPIVVSKYIEDAIEVEIDGVSDGKKVLGVTLEHIEEAGVHSGDATMSIPNRKLTNNELSKMRNYVVSLASELNIRGPFNVQFVIKDGIPYIIELNLRASRSMPFSSKAKGINLIAEAMRAIFEGLPFSEEYYEPPSKYWAVKSAQFSWAQLRGAYPFLGPEMKSTGEAASFGITFYDALLKSWLSTLPNRIPNKNGIALVYGEKNIKYLENTVRNLSKYGLLVYTLSEVYINGAEIINKEKAEELVRGKKIEIIVTDGYLKKIDYNIRRLAVDYNIPLILNGRLGEEISKALLESDSLTFYEISEYGGGI from the coding sequence ATGAGGGAAACTTTAAAGAAAGTTTTAGTAGTCGGATCTGGTCCCATAAAAATAGCAGAAGCAGCTGAATTCGATTACAGTGGTAGTCAGGCATTAAAAGCGTTAAAGGAGGAAGGAATAGAGACAATATTAGTAAATTCTAACGTAGCTACAGTCCAGACTAGTAGGAAATTCGCTGACAAATTATATATGTTGCCAGTAGTGTGGTGGGCTGTAGAAAAGGTTATAGAAAGAGAAAGACCTGATGGGATAATGATAGGGTTTGGAGGGCAGAGTGCATTAAATGTCGGAGTAGATTTGTATAAAAAAGGGATATTACAAAAGTATGATGTAAAAGTATTAGGAACACCGATTGAAGGTATAGAAAAAGCACTGAGTAGAGAGAAGTTTAGAGAGACAATGATAGAAAATAACTTGCCAGTACCCCCAAGTTTATCAGCTAGAAGTGAAGAAGAGGCGATTAAAAACGCGAAGATTATAGGATATCCTGTAATGGTTAGAGTTAGCTTTAACCTAGGAGGAAGAGGTTCTATGATAGCCTGGACTGAAGATGATTTAAAGAGAAATATTAGAAGAGCGTTATCACAAAGTTATATAGGTGAAGTTCTGATAGAAAAATACCTACACCATTGGATAGAATTAGAATACGAAGTAATGAGAGATAAGAAAGGCAACTCTGCAGTTATAGCGTGTATTGAGAATTTAGACCCCATGGGAGTTCATACTGGCGAATCTACAGTAGTTGCACCTTGTCAAACATTAGATAATTTAGAATATCAAAATATGAGAAGTTTAGCTATAGAAGTAGCTAGATCAATTGACCTAATCGGAGAATGTAACGTTCAATTTGCCCTAAATCCTAAAGCTTATGAATACTATATAATAGAAACTAATCCAAGAATGTCGAGATCAAGTGCTTTAGCAAGTAAGGCTACTGGCTATCCATTAGCATATGTAGCTGCTAAATTGGCACTAGGATATGAGCTTTACGAAGTTATAAATAAGGTGTCTGGGAGGACTTGTGCATGTTTTGAACCTAGTTTAGATTATATAGTAATAAAAATTCCTAGATGGGATTTAAACAAATTTGAGAACGTAGACCAGTCATTAGGTACTGAAATGATGAGCGTAGGCGAAGTAATGAGCATAGGAAGAACGTTTGAGGAGAGCTTACAGAAGGCTATAAGAATGCTGGATATTGGAGAACCTGGTTTGGTAGGAGGTAAAATATATAATTCAAAAATAAGCAAAGAGGAGGCTTTAAAGTACTTGAAAGAGAGAAGACCCTACTGGTTCCTTTATGCGGCTAAGGCGTTTAAAGAAGGGGCTACTGTAGACGAGGTATACGAAGCTACTGGTATTAATAAATTCTTCTTAAATAAAATTAGGAATTTAGTAGAGTTTTATGAGAATATTAAAACCTCAAAAAAGATTGATACTGAAACATTAAAGATGGCTAAAAGACTTGGTTTTAGTGATGAGCAGATAGCTAAGGCTTTGAACACTTCCGTCGAATATATAGAAAAATTAAGAGAACAAAATAATGTAATTCCTGTGGTAAAACTTATAGACACATTAGCTGGAGAGTGGCCTGCTGTAACAAATTACATGTATCTTACTTACAATGGAACACAAGATGATATAGAATTTTCGTCTGGAAACAAATTGTTAATTGTAGGAGCTGGCGGATTTAGAATAGGAGTTTCAGTGGAATTCGACTGGAGTGTAGTATCGCTAATGGAAGCTGCAATGAAATATTTTGACGATGTAGCTGTTATTAATTACAATCCAGAGACCGTATCCACTGATTGGGATGTTGCCAAAAAGTTATATTTCGATGAAATATCCGTAGAGAGAATTATTGATCTGATTAAAAAGGAGAGATTTAGATATGTAGCGACTTTCTCTGGCGGTCAAATAGGTAACAACATAGCTAAGGAGTTAGAGGAGAGGGGAATAAGATTATTGGGAACCTCTGGCAATAGTGTAGATACTGCAGAGAATAGGGAAAAATTCTCAAAGTTATTAGATAAATTAAATATACCTCAACCTCAGTGGATTTCTGCAACATCTTTGAACGAGATAAGAAAATTCGTTAATGAGGTAGGATTTCCTGTCCTAGTTAGACCAAGTTATGTCTTAAGTGGATCCTCCATGAAAATAGCGTATACTGAAGAGGAATTATATGAGTATATAAGGAGAGCTACTGAGATTTCACCTAAATATCCAATTGTTGTATCTAAGTATATAGAAGATGCTATAGAGGTGGAAATTGATGGAGTATCTGACGGAAAGAAAGTGCTTGGGGTAACATTAGAACATATAGAAGAAGCTGGGGTTCATAGTGGAGATGCTACAATGTCAATCCCTAACAGAAAGTTAACTAATAATGAATTAAGTAAAATGAGAAATTACGTAGTAAGTCTTGCAAGCGAACTTAACATTAGAGGTCCTTTTAACGTACAATTTGTAATAAAGGATGGGATACCTTACATAATAGAATTAAACCTTAGGGCGAGTAGATCTATGCCATTTAGCAGTAAAGCAAAGGGAATAAACTTAATCGCAGAAGCAATGAGGGCTATTTTTGAGGGATTACCATTTTCTGAGGAATATTATGAACCTCCTTCAAAATATTGGGCAGTAAAGAGTGCCCAATTCTCTTGGGCTCAATTAAGAGGAGCGTATCCATTCTTAGGACCGGAGATGAAGAGTACTGGTGAGGCTGCGTCATTTGGCATAACGTTTTACGATGCATTACTTAAGAGTTGGCTCTCAACTTTGCCAAATAGAATTCCAAACAAAAATGGTATTGCTTTAGTATATGGTGAGAAGAATATCAAGTATCTTGAAAATACGGTAAGGAATTTAAGCAAATATGGCTTACTAGTTTATACCTTATCGGAAGTTTACATAAACGGGGCTGAGATCATAAATAAAGAAAAAGCTGAAGAATTAGTAAGAGGTAAAAAAATAGAAATAATAGTTACTGATGGATATTTAAAGAAAATAGATTACAATATAAGGAGATTAGCGGTTGATTATAACATACCTTTAATATTAAATGGCAGATTAGGAGAGGAAATTTCTAAAGCTTTACTAGAATCTGATTCCCTAACTTTTTATGAAATTTCTGAGTATGGAGGAGGAATATAA
- the carA gene encoding glutamine-hydrolyzing carbamoyl-phosphate synthase small subunit, producing MELKSEKGYLYLEDGTLIEGYGFGAKGIRVGEIVFTTAMNGYVESLTDPSYKGQILIITHPLVGNYGIPKKEYQQGILTNFESERIQVEGLVVTEHTEPIKWNSTMSLDEWLKSENIPGVFGVDTRMLVKKIRTFGTMMGIIASKQEIDNPRKYLEKKYDEIDFTKFTSPKSPIFHPNNGELIVVIDCGIKHGILYALYQRGFSIVRVPCDYTADEIIQFDPKGIVFSNGPGNPNLLSAQIKTFSELIEYKIPILGICLGHQIATLALGGKIRKMKFGHRAINKPVIEVSSGKCYITTHNHGYGIIDRSDIPPNTKVWFYNPDDGTIEGLIHEKLPIITTQFHPEARPGPWDVTWVFDKFKNMVIRK from the coding sequence ATGGAATTGAAGAGTGAGAAAGGTTACCTTTACTTAGAAGATGGAACGTTAATTGAAGGATATGGATTTGGAGCTAAGGGAATTAGAGTAGGAGAAATAGTATTTACTACCGCAATGAATGGATACGTGGAAAGTTTGACCGATCCTTCATATAAAGGGCAGATATTAATTATAACTCATCCTTTAGTAGGTAATTACGGTATTCCTAAGAAAGAATATCAACAAGGGATATTAACTAATTTTGAATCAGAAAGAATTCAAGTTGAGGGATTAGTAGTAACTGAACACACGGAACCCATTAAATGGAACTCAACAATGTCGCTTGATGAATGGCTAAAATCAGAGAACATTCCAGGAGTATTTGGCGTAGATACTAGAATGTTAGTAAAGAAAATAAGAACATTTGGAACTATGATGGGTATTATTGCCTCTAAGCAAGAGATTGATAATCCAAGAAAATATTTAGAGAAGAAGTATGATGAAATAGATTTCACTAAATTTACTTCACCTAAGTCTCCTATATTTCATCCAAATAATGGTGAACTTATAGTAGTAATAGATTGTGGGATAAAACACGGTATATTATATGCACTATATCAGAGAGGTTTCTCAATAGTTAGAGTTCCTTGTGATTACACAGCAGATGAGATAATACAATTCGATCCTAAAGGAATTGTATTTAGCAATGGTCCAGGAAATCCCAATTTGTTATCAGCGCAAATTAAAACATTTTCAGAATTAATTGAATACAAAATCCCTATATTAGGTATTTGCCTAGGACATCAAATAGCTACATTAGCTCTAGGGGGCAAGATTAGAAAAATGAAATTCGGGCATAGAGCAATAAATAAGCCAGTTATTGAAGTGAGTTCTGGTAAATGTTACATTACTACTCATAACCACGGATATGGAATTATAGATAGATCTGATATTCCTCCGAATACTAAGGTGTGGTTCTATAATCCAGATGATGGTACAATAGAGGGTTTAATTCATGAAAAACTGCCTATTATTACTACTCAATTTCACCCAGAAGCTAGACCAGGACCTTGGGATGTTACATGGGTATTTGATAAATTTAAGAATATGGTGATTAGAAAATGA
- the argH gene encoding argininosuccinate lyase, protein MLYRSWGSQKDEVINFTSSLDSDRFIIDEVKLTMKAHIISLYLSGYINKEIAKKLLIALKDFKEVEEGYEDVHEALEDFLLKKVGEDAGWIGLGRSRNDHVATALRLKLRNELIDILNDINKMRELLLHKAKEHITTIFPSYTHLQLAQPTTFAHYLTYIEEELSSRWEMIFSALKQINKSPLGAGAIVGSNIKIDRVKESELLGFDGIIYNTISATSSRADLISAIAELVTLMVSLSRIAEDMIFFSSIKLITLPDSHVSTSSLMPQKRNPVTMEILRAKAGEIIGFLTSILSIYKSLPFGYNLDLQEMNKYYWLVTSYVKSSLNILYSLFNNIVVNKVEIDKCSLATDDAELISINNKIPYRSAYFEIAKRIREGQYETTLKVEDSIKMKAVIGSPNFDLMGNLIKIREEKLRDDIRRIEEYRLEIISKMGELEVIENGIEE, encoded by the coding sequence ATGCTATATAGAAGTTGGGGATCTCAAAAAGATGAGGTAATTAATTTTACCTCCTCTTTGGATAGTGATAGATTTATAATTGATGAAGTAAAATTAACTATGAAAGCTCATATAATAAGTTTATATTTGAGTGGCTATATAAACAAAGAAATAGCAAAAAAATTACTCATAGCCTTGAAGGACTTTAAAGAAGTAGAAGAAGGGTACGAGGATGTTCACGAAGCCTTAGAAGACTTCCTTTTGAAGAAAGTAGGAGAAGATGCCGGATGGATAGGCCTAGGTAGGAGCAGAAATGATCACGTTGCAACTGCGCTAAGGTTAAAACTTAGAAATGAATTAATAGATATCTTAAATGATATTAATAAAATGAGAGAATTACTATTACATAAGGCAAAAGAGCACATAACGACAATATTTCCATCATATACACATTTACAACTAGCTCAACCGACTACCTTCGCTCATTACTTAACGTATATTGAGGAAGAACTTTCATCTAGATGGGAAATGATATTCTCTGCATTAAAACAAATAAATAAATCGCCTTTAGGGGCTGGAGCAATAGTAGGTTCCAATATTAAAATTGATAGAGTAAAAGAGTCCGAACTGCTTGGCTTCGACGGAATTATTTATAATACTATATCTGCAACATCATCGAGAGCCGATTTAATTTCAGCAATTGCGGAACTTGTAACATTAATGGTAAGCTTAAGTAGGATTGCTGAAGACATGATATTTTTCTCGTCAATTAAACTGATCACCTTGCCAGATTCTCATGTCAGTACAAGTAGCTTAATGCCTCAGAAAAGGAATCCAGTTACAATGGAGATATTAAGGGCAAAAGCAGGTGAGATTATAGGATTTTTAACTTCTATACTCTCAATTTATAAAAGTTTGCCATTTGGTTATAATTTAGATTTACAAGAAATGAACAAATATTACTGGCTAGTGACAAGTTATGTTAAATCCTCCTTAAACATCTTATATTCGTTATTCAATAATATTGTTGTAAATAAGGTAGAGATAGATAAGTGTAGCCTAGCTACAGATGATGCTGAATTAATTTCAATAAATAACAAAATACCATATAGATCTGCTTATTTTGAAATTGCGAAGAGAATAAGAGAGGGTCAATATGAGACAACTTTAAAAGTAGAAGATTCAATTAAGATGAAGGCAGTAATAGGATCTCCTAATTTTGATTTAATGGGAAATCTGATAAAAATAAGGGAGGAAAAATTAAGGGATGACATTAGAAGAATTGAAGAATATAGATTAGAAATAATATCAAAAATGGGAGAATTAGAGGTGATAGAAAATGGAATTGAAGAGTGA
- a CDS encoding argininosuccinate synthase: protein MKIVLAYSGGLDTTVAIRWLKETFKADVITVTVDVGQKEDFKKIEERAYIAGASKHYTINAVEEFANNYISYAIKLNGLYEGVYPLSTALARPLIAEKVVEVAKKESADAVAHGSTSKGNDQVRFDLAVKTLYPDAKIIAPARIWNMTREDEIKYAKEKGIPIKIESNKYSIDENLWGRSIEGDIISDPSVEVPEDAFEWTKQTTHNKEIITIQFKNGLPISINEEKMELSKLIALLNLKLGSHGFGRIEHIENRVVGFKSREVYEAPAALALIISHTDLEKTIYTPFELRFKRYVDQLWADLVYQGLWFEPLRETLHKTADDMNRWIEGEVKLEVFNGSLRVIGRKSIYSPYSEKIASYNKGWYPTDEMARGFIEIWGMHSLMAKRVRG, encoded by the coding sequence ATGAAAATAGTCTTAGCTTACTCGGGTGGGTTGGATACTACAGTTGCCATAAGATGGCTAAAGGAAACCTTTAAGGCTGATGTTATAACAGTTACTGTAGATGTAGGACAAAAAGAAGACTTTAAAAAAATTGAGGAAAGAGCATATATAGCAGGAGCCTCGAAACATTATACAATAAACGCAGTAGAAGAGTTCGCTAATAACTATATTTCATATGCAATAAAATTGAACGGGCTATATGAGGGAGTTTACCCTCTATCAACTGCCCTAGCAAGACCACTAATTGCAGAGAAAGTGGTAGAGGTTGCAAAAAAGGAAAGTGCTGATGCAGTTGCACACGGTTCTACTTCAAAAGGTAACGATCAAGTAAGATTTGATCTAGCTGTAAAAACACTGTACCCAGATGCTAAAATAATAGCGCCGGCCAGAATATGGAATATGACCAGAGAAGATGAGATAAAATATGCTAAAGAAAAAGGAATACCAATAAAAATAGAAAGCAACAAGTATAGTATAGACGAGAATTTATGGGGAAGAAGTATAGAAGGAGATATAATATCTGATCCTTCGGTGGAGGTCCCAGAGGACGCTTTTGAATGGACAAAACAAACTACTCATAATAAAGAAATAATTACTATACAATTTAAGAACGGTCTGCCTATTTCAATAAATGAAGAAAAAATGGAATTAAGTAAACTAATAGCATTACTTAATCTAAAACTGGGTAGCCACGGTTTTGGTAGAATAGAACATATAGAGAATAGGGTTGTCGGATTTAAATCAAGAGAGGTGTATGAAGCTCCTGCCGCTTTAGCATTAATAATAAGCCATACTGATTTAGAAAAGACAATTTATACGCCTTTTGAGTTAAGGTTTAAAAGGTACGTTGACCAGTTATGGGCAGATTTAGTATATCAAGGATTATGGTTTGAGCCACTAAGGGAGACATTACATAAAACTGCCGATGATATGAACAGGTGGATTGAAGGGGAAGTAAAACTCGAAGTATTCAACGGCTCATTAAGGGTAATTGGAAGAAAATCGATATACTCTCCATATTCAGAAAAAATAGCTAGTTACAATAAGGGTTGGTATCCAACAGATGAAATGGCAAGAGGATTCATAGAAATTTGGGGAATGCATTCCTTAATGGCTAAACGAGTTAGGGGATAA
- a CDS encoding ribbon-helix-helix domain-containing protein, whose product MRKVVSVRLREDVLRDIDNYTKKLGLNSRTEFIKQALIFYIKRKAKGNL is encoded by the coding sequence ATGCGAAAAGTTGTAAGCGTTAGACTGAGGGAAGATGTGCTAAGGGACATAGATAATTATACTAAAAAACTTGGACTAAATAGCAGAACAGAATTCATTAAACAAGCGCTCATTTTCTATATAAAGAGAAAAGCTAAAGGAAACCTTTAA